The genomic stretch GGGTGCGCAGATCGTCGCGTCGGCTGGGGCGGGGTTCCTGCTCGCCGCCGCCGAGATCAACCACTGCATCGTGGCGTCGCTGGAGATGTTCGCTGGCTTGATCGCCGGAGCGCCCTACTCGTACCTCGACTGGCTGGCGGTGTTCGCGTGGGCGGCGCTGGGCAACATGGTCGGTGGGGTCGGGCTGGTCACCGTCATACGGTTCGTGCAGGTCGGCAGCTCCGCACGCCGCGCCGCCGGGGACCACCCACGTCCGCCGCGGGACCAGGTCGAGAGCCACTGAGCCCAGTGCGTGCGGTCACGCCCGTGCGCGGCGCCCGCGGCTGGGGTCGGGGTCGTCACGGCCAACGACCGCGTCGAGCCAACGCCCGACGAGCGCGAGGCCCACGGCGCGCACGTACGGCTCGCGCCGGTCCGCTTCGGCCGCCAGCGCGTCAGGATCCACCCCGGCGCGCTCGAACCGGATGCGGTTGCGGGGCTCGCTGCACCAGGCC from Actinomycetota bacterium encodes the following:
- a CDS encoding formate/nitrite transporter family protein; translation: SILRLWTGTAVLNLAGGWVVAALVISGFPQLRPVAIKLGEHFADLGIGWRSFAMAMLAGMIITVMTWMVESTRSRGAQIVASAGAGFLLAAAEINHCIVASLEMFAGLIAGAPYSYLDWLAVFAWAALGNMVGGVGLVTVIRFVQVGSSARRAAGDHPRPPRDQVESH